In Tepidimonas taiwanensis, the following are encoded in one genomic region:
- a CDS encoding TonB-dependent receptor, producing the protein MMTSPEHHAHPSALPPSPLRPTAVLPLGALLLAGSLQAIAQTAPTPANDTAGTLGTVTVTDQKEPVEIRSKSTLKPETTRLGKGEQSLRDIPQNVTVMTEQLLNDRNLDDFRDVLRTTAGVTFQAGETGEEDVRLRGFSLGQAGDIFRDGMREAQLITRDTFATERVEVLKGSASMLFGKGSTGGVVNQVTKQPFLMDRYEVEATIGNGNHRRVQADLNKQLGPSSAIRLNAMVQDADNWGAKDDRKGLAASWRTGIGERDEFQVDLYHLKTEQRPIYNHPWLLTGNTGDPKRMIVPVLPAKNFYGLASDYTNSEQTVLTLSHTHRFGPNEELRTTLRHGRYERDLWATVTSFCQNNATLCPGQTVSLANPPGPNTILSRNNFKGRRGISDITQLQSDYSNKFELGGMKHHLTAGIDITDEDARRNQNNGGGALPNTAPLSVRTTRVGTPNDGASRDDTRTWVYNTFNAKSVGVYAQDVVQIAPQWKLVGGLRFDRFEADYINRDTTTGNVIATGSRRDNLWSPRVGAIWEPDATSSYYVSYGQSYNTSGDTYQFALGNLAPGSSNAKVANTPPEKSRNIEIGGKWELFDKRALVGVALFRSEKYNERNTDPDSAATQALLSGKRHATGLEINAAGRITPKWEVFYNHTWIPSAKIDKCNAATCNPAGSAQREGDRPGLTPKHSLSAWTTYRIAPQWRVGLGFTHRGEQSPEGNRTVVAPSFTVWDGMIEYTVDEKTTVKLNVTNLTDKTYADALYRGFYAPGAPRRVYLSLKTVF; encoded by the coding sequence ATGATGACATCACCCGAACACCACGCCCATCCCTCTGCGTTACCACCCAGTCCTCTGCGCCCGACGGCCGTCCTCCCGTTGGGTGCGCTGCTGCTGGCTGGCAGCCTCCAGGCGATCGCGCAAACCGCCCCTACTCCTGCCAACGACACGGCGGGGACCCTGGGCACCGTGACCGTCACCGACCAAAAAGAGCCGGTCGAAATCCGCAGCAAATCCACGCTCAAGCCGGAGACAACCCGGCTGGGCAAGGGCGAGCAGTCCCTGCGCGACATCCCGCAAAACGTCACGGTCATGACGGAACAGCTGCTCAACGACCGCAACCTGGACGACTTCCGTGACGTGCTGCGCACCACCGCCGGTGTGACCTTCCAGGCCGGTGAGACCGGGGAAGAAGACGTGCGCCTGCGCGGCTTCTCGCTGGGCCAAGCGGGTGACATCTTCCGCGACGGCATGCGCGAAGCGCAGCTGATCACCCGCGACACCTTCGCCACCGAGCGCGTCGAGGTCCTCAAAGGCTCGGCGTCGATGCTGTTTGGCAAAGGCTCCACCGGTGGCGTGGTCAACCAGGTCACCAAACAGCCCTTCCTGATGGATCGCTACGAGGTCGAGGCCACCATCGGCAACGGCAACCACCGCCGCGTGCAAGCCGACTTGAACAAACAACTCGGCCCCAGCAGCGCCATCCGCCTGAACGCCATGGTGCAAGACGCCGACAACTGGGGGGCCAAGGACGACCGCAAAGGCCTGGCGGCCAGCTGGCGCACGGGCATTGGCGAGCGCGACGAGTTTCAGGTCGACCTCTACCACCTCAAAACCGAACAGCGTCCCATCTATAACCACCCCTGGCTGCTCACCGGCAACACCGGCGACCCCAAGCGCATGATCGTGCCGGTGCTGCCCGCGAAGAATTTCTATGGCCTGGCGAGCGACTACACCAACAGCGAACAGACGGTTCTGACCCTGTCACACACCCACCGCTTCGGCCCCAACGAGGAGCTGCGCACCACGCTGCGCCACGGCCGCTATGAGCGCGACCTGTGGGCGACAGTTACCTCGTTCTGCCAAAACAACGCCACGCTGTGTCCGGGGCAAACCGTGAGCCTTGCCAACCCGCCCGGACCCAACACGATCTTGAGCCGCAACAACTTCAAGGGCCGCCGCGGCATCAGCGACATCACGCAGCTGCAAAGCGACTACAGCAACAAGTTCGAGCTCGGCGGCATGAAACACCACCTCACCGCCGGCATCGACATCACCGACGAAGATGCCCGGCGCAACCAAAACAACGGGGGCGGTGCGCTGCCCAACACGGCACCGCTGAGCGTTCGCACCACGCGCGTCGGCACCCCCAACGACGGCGCATCGCGCGACGACACCCGCACGTGGGTTTACAACACGTTCAATGCCAAGAGCGTCGGCGTCTATGCGCAAGACGTCGTGCAAATCGCGCCCCAGTGGAAATTGGTGGGAGGCCTGCGCTTCGACCGCTTCGAGGCCGACTACATCAACCGCGACACCACCACCGGCAACGTGATCGCCACCGGCTCGCGGCGCGACAACCTCTGGAGCCCGCGCGTCGGCGCCATCTGGGAGCCGGACGCCACCAGCTCGTACTACGTCTCCTACGGCCAGTCGTACAACACCTCGGGCGACACGTACCAGTTTGCGCTCGGCAACCTCGCTCCTGGCAGCAGCAACGCCAAAGTGGCCAACACCCCGCCGGAGAAGAGCCGCAACATCGAAATCGGCGGCAAGTGGGAGCTGTTCGACAAGCGGGCCTTGGTGGGCGTGGCCCTCTTCCGCAGCGAGAAATACAACGAGCGCAACACCGACCCGGACAGCGCCGCGACTCAAGCGCTGCTATCGGGCAAGCGCCACGCCACCGGGCTGGAAATCAACGCCGCGGGCCGCATCACCCCGAAGTGGGAGGTGTTCTACAACCACACCTGGATCCCCAGCGCCAAGATCGACAAGTGCAACGCGGCGACGTGCAACCCCGCCGGTTCTGCACAGCGCGAAGGCGACCGCCCGGGCCTGACACCCAAGCACAGCTTGAGCGCGTGGACCACCTACCGCATCGCGCCGCAGTGGCGCGTCGGGTTGGGCTTCACGCACCGCGGCGAGCAAAGTCCCGAGGGCAACCGCACGGTCGTGGCACCGTCGTTCACGGTCTGGGATGGGATGATCGAGTACACCGTCGATGAGAAAACGACGGTCAAGCTCAACGTCACCAACCTGACCGACAAAACCTATGCCGACGCGCTGTACCGGGGCTTTTACGCCCCCGGCGCGCCGCGGCGCGTGTACCTGAGCCTCAAGACCGTGTTCTGA
- the ahpC gene encoding alkyl hydroperoxide reductase subunit C produces MSVINKQVQPFKVQAFHNGKFVEITEQSLKGHWSVLIFMPAAFTFNCPTEVEDAADHYAEFQKLGAEVYVVTTDTHFSHKVWHETSPAVGKAKFPLIGDPTHQLTRQFDVHIDEEGLALRGTFILNPEGVIKTAEIHDNAIARDVKETLRKLKAAKYVAEHPGEVCPAKWNEGAKTIAPSLDLVGKI; encoded by the coding sequence ATGTCTGTCATCAACAAGCAAGTCCAGCCCTTCAAGGTTCAGGCTTTCCACAACGGGAAGTTCGTCGAGATCACCGAGCAGTCCCTCAAGGGCCACTGGTCGGTGCTGATCTTCATGCCGGCTGCGTTCACCTTCAACTGCCCGACCGAGGTGGAGGATGCCGCCGACCACTACGCCGAGTTCCAGAAGCTCGGCGCCGAGGTGTACGTCGTCACCACCGACACGCACTTCTCGCACAAGGTGTGGCACGAGACCTCGCCCGCGGTGGGCAAGGCCAAGTTCCCGCTGATCGGCGACCCGACGCACCAGCTCACGCGCCAGTTCGACGTGCACATCGACGAGGAGGGCCTGGCGCTGCGCGGTACCTTCATCCTCAACCCGGAAGGCGTGATCAAGACCGCCGAGATCCACGACAACGCCATCGCGCGTGACGTGAAGGAGACGCTGCGCAAGCTCAAGGCGGCCAAGTACGTGGCCGAGCACCCGGGCGAGGTCTGCCCGGCCAAGTGGAACGAGGGGGCCAAGACCATCGCCCCGTCGCTGGATCTGGTCGGCAAGATCTGA